From the genome of Candidatus Buchananbacteria bacterium, one region includes:
- the thpR gene encoding RNA 2',3'-cyclic phosphodiesterase: MKKRVFIAINLPTETKDELGQLLKKLKKINPQQQIRYVKADSLHLTLHFLGDRGAEEISTIKKVMRDIASSHSPSTIITGDIDAFPNLQSPKVVYLSIMEKPKSSISSLQKKLGFTLEQAGIDVDHRAWQPHLTLARINSPTVFKTQNAFPPIIEIPATHITLMESNLTSYGAQYTVLESFSFSNHGQN, translated from the coding sequence ATGAAAAAACGAGTTTTTATTGCTATCAATCTACCGACCGAAACGAAAGATGAGCTTGGTCAGTTATTAAAAAAACTAAAAAAAATAAACCCTCAGCAACAAATTCGTTACGTGAAGGCAGATAGCCTACACCTGACCTTACATTTTTTAGGTGATCGTGGCGCCGAGGAAATTTCAACTATAAAAAAAGTTATGCGCGACATTGCCAGCAGTCATTCACCATCAACTATTATCACTGGCGATATTGATGCATTTCCTAATTTGCAATCACCAAAAGTTGTTTATTTGTCAATTATGGAAAAGCCTAAATCAAGTATCTCCAGCCTACAAAAAAAATTAGGATTTACGCTTGAACAAGCGGGTATTGATGTCGACCATCGCGCTTGGCAGCCTCATCTAACACTTGCACGAATTAACAGTCCGACTGTTTTTAAAACACAAAATGCTTTTCCGCCAATAATTGAAATTCCAGCTACTCACATTACCTTAATGGAAAGTAACTTAACGTCATACGGTGCGCAGTATACCGTGCTTGAATCATTTAGTTTTTCTAATCATGGACAAAATTGA
- a CDS encoding NUDIX domain-containing protein, translating to MIEKEKSQDPENFQVSLKILLKKNNQYLLLNVAKTDRVAGMEKFDLPGGRINRDELNLPFHQLVDREVKEELGPLITYKLRPDPVSLGQAIIPDFIEIKPGETRSRFFVLFEAEYLSGEIEISDEHSDYQWTDLQPNHIEQLFTPLLWDVLKNYFDWNTNI from the coding sequence ATGATTGAAAAAGAAAAGAGCCAAGATCCGGAAAATTTTCAAGTATCATTAAAAATTTTACTTAAAAAAAATAATCAGTACCTACTTTTAAATGTTGCTAAAACCGATCGGGTTGCCGGAATGGAAAAATTTGATTTACCCGGAGGACGGATCAATCGAGACGAACTCAACCTTCCTTTTCATCAGCTTGTTGACCGGGAAGTCAAAGAAGAGTTGGGGCCATTAATCACTTACAAACTAAGGCCAGACCCCGTTTCTCTCGGCCAGGCGATCATACCCGATTTCATTGAAATTAAGCCAGGAGAAACCAGAAGCCGATTCTTTGTTCTGTTTGAGGCAGAATATCTTTCGGGAGAAATAGAAATATCGGATGAACATTCAGACTACCAATGGACCGACTTGCAGCCAAATCACATTGAACAATTATTTACCCCATTACTATGGGATGTGCTAAAAAATTATTTTGATTGGAACACTAACATATGA
- a CDS encoding glutamate--tRNA ligase, translated as MTKKIITRFAPSPTGFVHVGSLRTALYNYLFTRANKGKFYLRIEDTDQERKVDGAVENLLSTLKIFDLLWDNKKIMVQSERLEMYKQAADQLVKSGHAYYCFCSKERLENLRQIQSKKGLPTMYDGNCANLDQAEIAASLKEKPFVIRFKVPKTGQTEFHDLIRGKISFDNKILDDPIILKSDGFPTYHLASVVDDHEMEISHVIRGEEWLPSTPKHLLLYKAFDWQAPAFAHLPLLLNPDKSKLSKRQGDVAVEDYLKKGYLPEALVNFVLLLGWNPGTDQEIFNLDEMIKHFQLEKVNKSGAVFNTQKLDWLNGYYLRKKSSAEFAKLCQPFFEQAGIKTELKQLEKIVATEQERIKHLDEIVEATKFFFTSEPYDPELLIWKKSTRQQTIANLKTILARLAQIDEKNWNQKNLEEEIMTFLKENDYATGDMLWPMRVALTGRKSSPGNFEVAQALGKTESLKRIDQAIKILA; from the coding sequence ATGACTAAAAAGATAATAACCAGATTCGCACCCAGTCCGACCGGATTTGTCCACGTTGGCAGTTTGCGCACCGCTTTATATAACTATCTATTTACCCGAGCTAACAAGGGTAAATTTTATTTACGAATTGAAGACACCGACCAGGAACGAAAAGTCGATGGAGCCGTTGAAAACCTACTGTCAACGCTAAAAATTTTTGATTTGCTTTGGGACAACAAAAAAATTATGGTTCAGTCTGAACGGCTGGAAATGTATAAACAGGCAGCGGATCAACTTGTTAAATCAGGACACGCTTATTATTGTTTTTGTTCTAAAGAACGGCTGGAAAACCTGCGCCAGATTCAATCCAAAAAAGGCTTGCCGACAATGTATGACGGAAACTGCGCCAATTTGGACCAAGCCGAGATTGCGGCTAGCCTGAAAGAAAAACCGTTTGTAATCAGATTTAAAGTTCCGAAAACCGGCCAAACAGAATTTCATGATTTAATTCGGGGCAAAATCAGTTTTGACAATAAAATTTTAGATGACCCGATTATCCTGAAATCCGACGGATTTCCAACCTACCATTTAGCATCGGTTGTTGACGATCATGAAATGGAGATTAGCCATGTTATCAGAGGAGAGGAGTGGTTGCCCTCAACACCAAAACATTTACTGCTTTATAAAGCGTTTGACTGGCAGGCACCGGCATTTGCTCACTTGCCGCTTTTATTAAATCCGGACAAATCAAAATTATCAAAACGACAAGGTGATGTCGCCGTGGAAGATTACCTCAAAAAAGGCTACCTGCCCGAAGCCTTGGTCAACTTTGTTTTACTGCTCGGCTGGAACCCTGGTACCGATCAAGAGATATTCAACCTAGATGAGATGATTAAACATTTTCAGCTTGAAAAAGTTAACAAATCAGGAGCAGTGTTCAACACTCAAAAATTGGACTGGCTTAATGGTTATTACCTGCGAAAAAAATCCAGCGCTGAATTTGCCAAACTTTGCCAGCCGTTTTTCGAACAAGCCGGGATTAAAACTGAATTAAAACAATTAGAAAAAATTGTTGCAACCGAGCAAGAAAGAATTAAACACCTTGATGAAATCGTTGAGGCGACTAAATTTTTCTTTACCTCAGAACCGTACGATCCGGAATTACTGATTTGGAAAAAATCAACCAGACAGCAAACCATTGCCAACCTCAAAACTATTTTAGCCAGACTGGCTCAAATTGACGAAAAAAATTGGAACCAAAAAAATCTGGAGGAAGAGATTATGACATTTTTGAAAGAAAATGATTATGCTACCGGCGATATGCTCTGGCCAATGCGCGTGGCGTTAACTGGACGCAAATCAAGTCCGGGAAATTTTGAAGTAGCCCAGGCGCTTGGTAAAACCGAAAGCCTTAAAAGAATTGACCAGGCCATTAAAATTTTAGCGTAA
- a CDS encoding glycosyltransferase family 2 protein — translation MAEISIVIPVYNAQKTLPNCLKSILNQTFKNFEIIAVNDGSTDGSLAELEQYRNKITIINQQNKGAAHARNQGAKISRSPFIIFCDADIIMYPKMLETMIKTLKVNQNASYAYSSFKFGFKNFKLFPFDGEKLRQMPYIHTTSLIRREHFPGFDEKLKRFQDWDLWLTMYKRGYVGHFIPQVLFEVASGGTMSSWLPKFIYRFPFLKKVNAYQAAKKIIQKKHNL, via the coding sequence ATGGCTGAAATCAGCATTGTTATCCCGGTATATAATGCCCAAAAAACTCTACCAAATTGTCTGAAAAGTATTTTAAATCAAACATTTAAAAATTTTGAGATTATTGCCGTTAACGATGGTTCAACTGACGGCAGTCTGGCTGAATTAGAACAATATCGGAACAAAATAACTATCATTAATCAACAAAATAAAGGTGCGGCTCACGCCCGAAACCAAGGTGCAAAAATTAGCCGTTCACCATTTATCATTTTTTGCGACGCCGATATTATTATGTATCCAAAAATGCTTGAAACAATGATTAAAACGCTCAAGGTCAACCAAAACGCTTCGTACGCATATAGCTCATTTAAATTTGGCTTCAAAAATTTTAAACTGTTTCCTTTTGACGGCGAAAAATTACGACAAATGCCGTACATCCACACCACGTCGCTTATTCGTCGCGAACATTTTCCCGGCTTTGACGAAAAACTAAAACGATTCCAGGACTGGGATTTATGGTTAACCATGTACAAACGGGGGTACGTCGGACACTTTATTCCTCAAGTTTTATTTGAGGTTGCTTCCGGCGGGACAATGAGCTCCTGGCTGCCGAAATTCATATACCGTTTTCCATTCTTAAAAAAGGTTAACGCCTATCAAGCCGCGAAAAAAATAATCCAGAAAAAACATAACCTATGA
- a CDS encoding methionyl-tRNA formyltransferase, translating to MNTKKPDLIFLGTPEFALPALKALVENDFKPKLVITQPDQPLGRHQKLSSSPVKVVAEKYGIRVIQPKNKKELAQIFAKESCQVAVVVAYGMIIPDEILKKPAYGFLNIHPSLLPKYRGSSPIQAALLHGDLQTGVTIIKLTQRVDAGPIIGRQTFDIGSRNAAKLHDALAQLGGELLVSVLPNYLAGKAELIDQDDSQATYTSLIRREDGLVDWNKTPLEIFNQFRAFTPWPGVFTYFDNKRLKILNLSVLEGDLSKDLSNGTVFLTPKKKLAVKCDNGAITLITVQLEGKKGVLAPEFLKGYPEIVGKRLG from the coding sequence ATGAATACTAAGAAGCCAGATCTTATTTTTTTAGGGACGCCGGAATTTGCTTTGCCGGCTCTTAAGGCATTGGTTGAAAACGATTTTAAGCCGAAGCTGGTTATCACTCAGCCAGATCAGCCTCTCGGCCGCCATCAGAAGTTATCCAGCTCGCCGGTTAAGGTAGTGGCAGAAAAATATGGCATCAGGGTTATCCAGCCAAAGAATAAAAAAGAACTTGCACAGATTTTTGCGAAAGAAAGTTGCCAAGTAGCAGTAGTTGTTGCTTACGGTATGATTATTCCCGATGAAATTTTAAAAAAGCCAGCATATGGTTTTTTGAATATTCATCCTTCTTTATTGCCAAAATATCGTGGATCCTCGCCGATTCAGGCTGCACTGTTGCATGGTGATCTGCAAACAGGAGTGACAATTATTAAACTAACTCAGAGGGTTGACGCCGGACCGATTATTGGCCGTCAGACATTTGACATCGGTTCTAGAAACGCCGCCAAACTTCATGACGCATTGGCACAGCTTGGCGGTGAGCTGCTGGTTTCGGTTTTGCCAAATTATTTGGCCGGGAAAGCCGAGCTGATTGATCAAGACGATTCCCAGGCAACCTATACCAGCTTAATTCGGCGCGAAGATGGGCTGGTTGACTGGAACAAGACTCCCCTTGAAATATTTAACCAATTTCGGGCTTTTACTCCTTGGCCGGGGGTATTTACCTATTTTGATAATAAACGCCTTAAAATCTTAAATTTAAGCGTTTTAGAGGGTGATTTAAGCAAAGATTTGTCTAATGGCACTGTTTTTTTAACGCCTAAAAAGAAACTCGCGGTTAAATGTGACAACGGGGCTATTACTCTAATAACGGTTCAACTGGAGGGGAAAAAAGGCGTTTTGGCTCCGGAGTTTTTGAAAGGGTATCCCGAAATTGTTGGTAAGAGGTTGGGCTAG
- a CDS encoding O-antigen ligase family protein: MNENLFEKTFIVIVGLLLATEIMSFLGQLYQPLNLVGFFIIIIAAAVVSFKKLEYGIYLILAELCIGGKGYLFSFGLNSSAISIRMALFLILFSVWTAIKIKNKKIGFTLNKKFLIPYSLLALTICYGIINGFLHNQTSSVIFDFNAWIFFALLFIFIDALNRPDTTRGAIRIIFAATSLLAVKTILTLVFFSHGLTELGDPFYKWIRDTGVGEITYISGTLFRVFFQSQLYVLIGLFIALTLVLQKKISRSKEDILLLIYIYLMSLTLIISQSRSFWIGAASAIIVLIGYLWWRSEKSFKKITILIIAIIATVASQILLIQVLTNNFSSNPISDRFRHLSTDAAGNSRLNQLEPLLYNISQQSIVGYGFGKELTYQSTDPRIVASNPGGIYTTYAFEWGYLDTVLKLGILGLLVYFFLVYTIIVSGLKNPSPTNIGLLTGLVAVLATNIFSPYLNHPLGIGYLLLLSAIFNQVSMLEKIKQFVHQSFAQSHYQKQNTHFKRTEYWFKKLNPNYDEAGQIAAYAHDIERAFRNKNSEETFKNIAFNNPEFLKHHAETGAGIISKFLEGKYEPTAITKINELIRLHEIGGTPEADLLKDADSISYLENNAALHLKMINKLGKEKVKGKIDWMYQRITSKKAREIARPQYEKIIKILEKI, from the coding sequence ATGAACGAAAATCTTTTTGAAAAAACTTTTATTGTTATCGTCGGTTTACTGTTAGCTACCGAAATAATGTCATTTCTTGGCCAACTATACCAACCACTCAACCTGGTTGGATTTTTTATCATTATCATCGCCGCGGCCGTTGTTAGCTTCAAAAAATTGGAATATGGAATTTATCTCATACTCGCCGAACTCTGTATTGGCGGCAAGGGTTACCTTTTTAGTTTCGGCCTGAACAGCAGCGCCATATCCATTCGCATGGCGTTATTCCTGATATTATTTTCAGTCTGGACTGCCATAAAAATAAAAAATAAAAAAATTGGGTTTACCCTTAACAAAAAATTTCTCATACCATATAGCCTGCTGGCCCTAACTATCTGCTACGGCATCATAAACGGTTTTTTGCATAACCAAACCAGCAGTGTTATTTTTGATTTCAACGCCTGGATATTTTTTGCGTTACTTTTCATTTTTATCGACGCTCTCAACAGGCCCGATACCACCAGGGGTGCCATCAGAATTATTTTTGCCGCCACCAGCCTGCTGGCCGTAAAAACGATACTGACACTAGTGTTTTTTTCACACGGCTTAACGGAACTTGGCGACCCGTTCTATAAATGGATTCGCGACACCGGCGTAGGGGAGATTACCTATATTTCCGGAACATTATTTAGAGTCTTTTTTCAATCACAGCTCTACGTTTTAATCGGCCTGTTCATTGCATTAACGCTGGTGCTGCAAAAGAAAATCAGTCGGTCAAAAGAAGACATTCTTTTACTAATCTATATTTACCTAATGTCACTAACTTTAATTATCAGCCAATCGCGCAGTTTTTGGATAGGAGCAGCGTCAGCAATCATAGTTCTAATCGGATACCTTTGGTGGCGGTCGGAAAAGTCGTTTAAAAAAATTACTATTTTGATTATCGCCATCATCGCCACTGTTGCGTCACAGATACTATTAATTCAAGTCCTGACCAACAATTTTTCCAGTAATCCGATTTCCGATCGTTTTAGGCACCTGTCAACCGATGCGGCCGGCAACAGCCGCCTCAACCAACTTGAACCTCTTTTATACAATATTTCTCAGCAATCCATTGTTGGTTATGGTTTCGGTAAGGAATTAACCTATCAAAGTACTGACCCGCGGATTGTCGCATCAAATCCGGGCGGCATCTACACCACCTATGCCTTTGAGTGGGGATACTTAGACACTGTCTTAAAACTAGGAATTTTAGGATTACTTGTCTATTTCTTTTTAGTCTATACCATTATCGTTTCTGGTCTCAAAAACCCGAGTCCAACGAATATTGGTTTATTAACGGGTTTAGTTGCCGTGCTTGCCACTAATATTTTTTCGCCTTATCTTAACCATCCGCTCGGTATTGGCTACTTATTATTATTATCAGCAATCTTTAATCAGGTCTCAATGCTGGAAAAAATCAAACAGTTTGTCCATCAATCATTTGCCCAAAGCCATTACCAAAAACAAAATACCCATTTCAAAAGAACTGAATATTGGTTTAAAAAATTAAATCCCAACTATGACGAAGCTGGCCAGATTGCTGCCTATGCTCATGATATCGAAAGGGCCTTTCGGAATAAAAACAGCGAAGAGACTTTTAAAAACATTGCTTTTAACAACCCTGAGTTTCTTAAACATCATGCCGAAACAGGAGCGGGTATTATCAGTAAATTTTTGGAAGGAAAATATGAGCCAACCGCCATCACCAAAATTAACGAACTGATCAGACTTCACGAAATTGGTGGTACACCTGAAGCCGACCTACTGAAAGATGCTGATAGCATCAGCTATTTGGAGAATAACGCGGCGCTTCACCTAAAGATGATTAATAAACTGGGCAAAGAAAAAGTTAAAGGAAAGATTGATTGGATGTACCAGCGCATCACTTCTAAAAAAGCCCGGGAAATTGCCCGGCCGCAGTATGAAAAAATTATCAAAATTTTAGAAAAAATCTAG
- the amrB gene encoding AmmeMemoRadiSam system protein B, with amino-acid sequence MPIVFAAITPHPPVLIPKIGKDNLKKLKKTEEAMKSLEQQLYAAKPESILIVSPHGQVFDESFNINFSAEYKSNFKDFGDFELELSFKSDYMSIQEIRAADESNQEAPVVMTSPEELDYGFSVPLYFLTQHLKNIPIIPITHSGLDYQQHFKFGNFLYRELSRINKRFAVIASADLAHTLTKDAPGGYSEKAKEFDQKVVTAIKKKDFAALQKISPAEAAEVKEDGLRSLIILSGVLESLNIEPEILSYEGPFGVGYLVSNFKLL; translated from the coding sequence ATGCCAATCGTTTTTGCGGCGATTACTCCTCATCCGCCGGTATTAATACCAAAAATCGGCAAGGATAATCTCAAAAAATTAAAGAAAACTGAAGAAGCAATGAAAAGCTTGGAGCAGCAGTTGTATGCGGCAAAACCGGAAAGTATTTTGATTGTTTCTCCGCACGGCCAGGTTTTTGACGAGTCTTTTAATATTAATTTTAGCGCTGAGTATAAGTCTAATTTTAAAGATTTTGGTGATTTTGAGCTGGAGCTTTCCTTTAAAAGCGACTATATGTCAATTCAGGAAATTCGCGCCGCCGATGAAAGTAATCAGGAAGCGCCGGTAGTCATGACTAGCCCCGAGGAGCTTGATTACGGTTTTTCAGTGCCGCTTTATTTTTTAACTCAGCATTTGAAGAACATTCCGATTATCCCTATCACCCACTCCGGGCTTGACTATCAGCAGCATTTTAAATTTGGCAATTTTTTGTATCGCGAACTTTCACGAATTAATAAGCGATTTGCAGTGATTGCTTCTGCCGACCTTGCCCACACGCTGACTAAAGACGCTCCGGGCGGTTATTCGGAAAAAGCCAAGGAGTTTGATCAAAAGGTGGTGACGGCTATTAAGAAAAAAGATTTTGCTGCTCTGCAAAAAATCAGTCCGGCTGAAGCCGCCGAAGTTAAAGAGGATGGTTTACGGTCTTTGATTATTTTGAGCGGAGTTTTGGAGTCTCTCAATATTGAGCCAGAAATTCTGTCGTATGAAGGGCCTTTTGGCGTTGGATATTTGGTGAGCAATTTTAAACTGCTTTAA
- a CDS encoding glycosyltransferase family 2 protein, with the protein MNNPELSIIIVSWNVKDLLKKCLQSIEKYRNKLAVEIIVVDNASKDGTVEMLKTEFPDVRLITNSNNLGFAAANNQGILRSQGDYILLLNPDTEVIKDTLNKMLNFIKIRPQIGILGCKHLNPDWTLQPSVRRFPAFWAIFFILTKLYKIFPNIPPIYYYFAEDFNYKISQPIDQVAGSCMMIRRQTIEEIGLLDERFFIWFEEVDLCKRSKDAGWEVWYTPDAELIHYGGQSFRQVGTWKKQKIFFQSAIYYFRKHGLR; encoded by the coding sequence ATGAACAACCCGGAATTATCAATCATTATTGTCAGCTGGAACGTTAAAGATTTGCTCAAGAAATGTCTCCAGTCAATTGAAAAATACCGAAACAAGCTGGCGGTTGAAATTATTGTTGTTGATAACGCCTCCAAAGACGGGACTGTTGAAATGCTCAAAACAGAATTTCCGGATGTTCGACTGATAACTAACAGTAATAATCTCGGTTTTGCCGCCGCCAATAACCAAGGCATCTTGCGTAGCCAAGGAGATTATATCTTATTGCTGAATCCCGATACTGAAGTCATTAAAGACACACTCAACAAAATGCTTAATTTTATAAAAATCAGACCACAGATTGGCATTCTGGGTTGCAAGCATCTCAACCCTGACTGGACGCTCCAGCCGTCAGTCAGGCGTTTTCCGGCATTCTGGGCAATATTTTTTATTCTGACTAAATTGTACAAAATTTTTCCAAACATTCCTCCAATCTACTACTATTTTGCCGAGGACTTTAATTATAAAATTTCCCAACCAATTGATCAGGTTGCGGGCTCATGCATGATGATTCGTCGGCAGACCATTGAAGAAATCGGTTTGCTTGATGAGAGATTTTTTATCTGGTTTGAAGAAGTTGATCTCTGCAAACGCTCTAAAGATGCCGGCTGGGAAGTCTGGTACACACCAGACGCTGAACTGATTCATTACGGCGGACAAAGTTTTCGCCAGGTCGGAACCTGGAAAAAACAAAAAATATTCTTTCAAAGCGCCATTTATTACTTCCGCAAACACGGTCTACGCTAA
- a CDS encoding WecB/TagA/CpsF family glycosyltransferase produces the protein MDKIEILGIKIDNLSLQEVLEKIKRFLDSDQQHYVVTPNPEFIVASQTDGHFKEILNYADIAVADGIGLVKAAKFSGKRLQRVTGVDLVWAVCELAEQINCSVYLLGAKGTVARRAGTVLQENFKNLTIAGAESGGEINDPKEINFDIVNKINASQAKILFVALGHVKQEKWIFYHLDRLKNVKVAIGVGGAFDYISGEVVRAPLFLRRLGLEWLFRLVTQPQRFKRIFNATIVFTFLLIKKKFLDFFRKENNDISTPDKP, from the coding sequence ATGGACAAAATTGAAATTCTGGGAATCAAAATTGATAATTTATCACTGCAAGAAGTTTTAGAAAAAATAAAACGCTTTTTAGATTCAGATCAACAGCACTATGTTGTCACACCAAATCCCGAGTTTATTGTTGCCAGTCAAACCGATGGACATTTTAAAGAAATTTTAAACTATGCCGACATCGCCGTTGCTGACGGCATCGGTTTGGTAAAGGCGGCAAAATTTTCAGGCAAAAGACTTCAGCGGGTCACCGGTGTTGATTTGGTCTGGGCGGTGTGCGAATTAGCTGAACAAATTAATTGTTCAGTTTATTTACTTGGCGCTAAAGGAACTGTTGCACGTCGCGCCGGAACTGTCCTACAAGAAAATTTTAAAAATTTAACCATTGCCGGCGCCGAAAGCGGGGGAGAGATTAACGACCCCAAAGAAATTAATTTTGACATTGTTAATAAAATTAACGCCAGCCAAGCAAAAATTTTATTTGTGGCGCTGGGCCACGTCAAACAAGAAAAATGGATCTTTTACCATTTAGATAGATTAAAAAATGTTAAAGTGGCAATTGGCGTTGGCGGCGCCTTTGATTATATCTCCGGCGAAGTCGTACGAGCGCCGCTATTTTTAAGGCGCCTTGGACTGGAATGGCTCTTTCGTCTGGTCACTCAACCGCAGCGCTTTAAAAGAATTTTTAACGCCACAATAGTTTTTACCTTTTTGCTGATCAAAAAAAAATTTTTAGACTTTTTTCGAAAAGAAAATAACGATATCTCAACTCCCGATAAGCCTTAA
- a CDS encoding rRNA pseudouridine synthase: MMRLQKFLASAGVASRRAAEELISEGKIKINGKVITKLGTSIDENLDVVEFQNKKITLPQDKIYIALHKPVGYICSTSDEQGETVLSLVKSKQRIFPVGRLDKDSSGLIILTNDGEFANRLTHPRYGSEKEYFVTLDRDLKEEDVKKIQRGMVIDGKRLRSVKVNDIRNKSAKFILQEGINRQIRRMLGKLGYTVIKLKRVRIGNLELGDLKIGQSKNIHKEDVG; encoded by the coding sequence ATGATGAGATTACAAAAATTCTTGGCGAGCGCGGGAGTGGCTTCCAGACGGGCCGCCGAAGAATTAATTAGTGAAGGTAAAATTAAAATTAACGGCAAAGTTATTACTAAATTAGGAACAAGTATTGACGAAAATCTTGATGTTGTAGAATTTCAAAACAAAAAAATCACTCTGCCGCAGGATAAAATTTATATTGCGCTTCATAAGCCGGTTGGCTACATTTGCAGCACCAGCGACGAACAGGGCGAAACCGTACTTAGCTTAGTTAAATCAAAACAACGAATTTTTCCGGTCGGTCGACTCGATAAAGATTCCAGCGGTTTAATCATCCTAACCAACGACGGTGAATTTGCAAATCGCCTTACCCATCCGCGCTACGGCAGTGAAAAAGAATATTTTGTCACCCTCGACCGAGATCTAAAGGAAGAAGACGTTAAGAAAATCCAGCGGGGAATGGTAATTGACGGCAAACGCTTACGTTCAGTTAAAGTTAACGATATTCGTAATAAAAGTGCCAAATTTATCCTACAGGAAGGCATTAACCGGCAAATCAGACGGATGCTTGGAAAACTTGGATATACTGTTATAAAATTAAAAAGAGTCAGGATCGGCAATTTGGAGCTGGGGGATTTAAAAATCGGCCAAAGTAAAAATATCCACAAAGAAGATGTCGGCTAA
- the def gene encoding peptide deformylase, with translation MAKVLPIKIYPCPVLRQKARELKTEELQSQEIKQLILNMEATMKARDGIGLAAPQVGQSLRIIVISTQDGTIALVNPKILRKSWKKEILEEGCLSLPNIFGMVKRPQTIKLIAFNKDGKKVKFEAVGYFARVIQHEIDHLDGVLFIDKTNDITQGQKELDRLKSLPLGDYEY, from the coding sequence ATGGCGAAAGTTTTACCCATAAAAATTTACCCTTGCCCGGTTTTACGCCAAAAGGCGCGGGAATTGAAAACCGAAGAGCTGCAATCTCAGGAGATTAAGCAGCTTATTTTGAATATGGAAGCAACAATGAAAGCCCGTGACGGCATTGGCTTAGCTGCACCGCAGGTTGGCCAAAGCTTGCGAATAATTGTTATTAGTACTCAGGACGGTACGATCGCTTTAGTTAATCCAAAAATTTTACGCAAAAGCTGGAAAAAAGAAATTTTGGAAGAAGGCTGCCTAAGTTTGCCGAATATCTTTGGAATGGTAAAGCGCCCGCAAACAATAAAATTGATCGCTTTCAATAAGGATGGCAAAAAAGTAAAGTTTGAGGCCGTTGGCTATTTCGCCCGGGTGATCCAGCATGAGATTGACCATCTTGATGGTGTTTTATTTATTGACAAGACTAACGATATTACTCAGGGACAAAAAGAGTTAGATCGTCTGAAATCGTTGCCACTTGGTGACTATGAATACTAA